In Panacibacter ginsenosidivorans, the following proteins share a genomic window:
- a CDS encoding T9SS type A sorting domain-containing protein has product MKTKSTLFVVSFILLLSKFSANAQCTVTITGKKELGSPLKAKTGDCHVEMLTWQLNGETVYVAYQTQFRRKGTVVAGGNAYGSASNQLAAPGDVYVDDAGNVYVLDGNNNRVQKWAPGATVGETVAGGHGLGSAANQFFLPQGFFVDKMGNIYVADLFNNRVQKWALGATTGETVAGGNGYGSGANQLASPKDVFVDAVGNVFVTDADNNRVQRWAPGATMGVTVAGGNGYGSNANQLKNPFSLFVDETGSVYISDRTNNRIQKWAAGASSGVTVAAGTNGSGEDSSQLNDPRGLFVDSYGRMYISDYFNNRIQKWVPGMEYGVTIAGGRGVGETPGKLNHPSGVYMSGNGDLYVTDEGNNRVEKYSGFNFIKDRFIPTVAGKYRVIAVCSNGLIDTSAEVEIGMDLALQAVPSVETAVIKNDNVVTIFPNPALEYTTLKYTTSKQGKIVVQITDISGKVVIRNAYTSIKGENQLKIDVSNLARGNYIVCIINGDTSQTAKLNKL; this is encoded by the coding sequence ATGAAAACAAAATCTACACTATTTGTTGTTTCATTTATTTTATTGCTTTCCAAATTTTCTGCAAACGCACAATGTACTGTTACCATTACAGGCAAAAAAGAACTCGGTAGTCCGCTTAAGGCCAAAACAGGGGATTGTCATGTTGAAATGTTGACCTGGCAACTAAACGGGGAGACTGTTTATGTAGCCTATCAAACACAGTTTAGAAGAAAAGGAACTGTTGTCGCAGGAGGCAACGCATATGGTAGTGCAAGCAATCAGCTTGCAGCTCCAGGTGATGTATATGTAGATGATGCGGGCAATGTATATGTTTTGGACGGCAATAATAATCGTGTGCAAAAATGGGCACCGGGAGCTACTGTGGGTGAAACTGTTGCAGGTGGTCATGGCCTTGGTTCAGCAGCAAATCAATTCTTTTTACCTCAAGGTTTTTTTGTAGATAAAATGGGAAATATTTACGTTGCAGATCTTTTTAATAATCGTGTACAAAAATGGGCTCTGGGGGCTACTACTGGCGAAACTGTTGCAGGTGGAAACGGCTATGGTTCTGGCGCAAACCAGTTGGCAAGCCCTAAGGATGTATTCGTAGATGCTGTTGGAAATGTTTTTGTAACAGATGCAGATAATAACCGAGTTCAAAGATGGGCACCAGGCGCTACGATGGGTGTAACAGTTGCAGGTGGCAATGGCTATGGCTCAAATGCTAACCAGTTAAAAAACCCATTCAGCCTCTTTGTTGATGAAACTGGCAGTGTTTATATATCAGATAGAACAAATAACCGTATACAAAAATGGGCGGCAGGTGCTTCCAGCGGTGTAACAGTTGCTGCTGGAACAAATGGAAGTGGAGAAGATAGCTCTCAGCTAAATGATCCCAGAGGTTTATTTGTTGATTCATATGGCAGGATGTATATATCAGATTATTTTAACAACCGCATACAGAAATGGGTTCCTGGTATGGAGTATGGTGTAACTATTGCCGGTGGGCGTGGAGTAGGCGAAACACCGGGTAAATTGAATCATCCTTCAGGTGTTTATATGAGCGGAAACGGAGACTTGTATGTAACTGATGAAGGAAACAACCGTGTTGAAAAATATTCAGGGTTTAATTTTATAAAAGACAGGTTTATACCTACCGTAGCTGGTAAATATCGTGTTATTGCAGTATGTTCAAATGGCCTTATTGACACCAGTGCAGAAGTTGAAATTGGCATGGACCTCGCTTTGCAGGCAGTTCCATCAGTTGAAACAGCGGTTATAAAGAATGATAATGTGGTTACGATATTTCCTAACCCTGCTCTTGAATACACGACTTTGAAATATACAACATCTAAACAGGGAAAGATAGTAGTGCAGATTACTGATATTTCCGGAAAAGTTGTTATTCGTAATGCATATACTTCTATAAAAGGAGAAAATCAGTTAAAAATAGATGTAAGCAATCTTGCAAGAGGAAATTATATTGTGTGTATAATAAATGGGGATACATCACAAACAGCAAAATTGAACAAACTATAA
- a CDS encoding HPF/RaiA family ribosome-associated protein, which yields MNVNIQSVHFDADVKLVDYVNKKLEKLNTFHDRIVKVDVFLKLDNVVHTIKDKIAEIRVHVPRQNFFVKASSKSFEESFDCALESLVTQIKRKKQKQAA from the coding sequence ATGAATGTAAACATCCAATCTGTTCATTTTGATGCAGACGTTAAGCTAGTTGACTATGTAAACAAAAAATTGGAAAAGCTTAACACGTTCCATGACAGAATAGTAAAAGTGGACGTTTTCTTAAAACTTGATAATGTGGTTCACACGATTAAAGACAAGATCGCTGAGATTAGAGTGCATGTACCCCGTCAAAACTTTTTTGTAAAGGCTTCCTCTAAATCTTTTGAAGAATCTTTCGATTGTGCACTTGAGTCCCTGGTTACACAGATAAAGCGAAAAAAACAAAAGCAAGCTGCCTAA
- a CDS encoding tyrosine-type recombinase/integrase yields MLLTHPQVKAFLDYLRFEKRYSQHTLISYSTDLKQFSDYLQEQYNNADPENITAFIVRSWLAQLKEQKNNSKTINRKISTLKSLFRFLMRAGVVQQTPMTTITSPKISKRLPSFVDEKGTKQLFSEGGKKGKQHVIKKNEWERKTDKLILSLLYQTGMRLSELITLKEKHIDVYYGQIKVLGKGNKERIIPISNELLKELQSYMDEKSVRLENVDELLINKKGKPLYGRYVYSRVNNMLKEVNEITIEKKSPHVLRHTFATHLMNNGAELNAVKELLGHSSLAATQVYTHNTIEKLKDIHKKAHPKA; encoded by the coding sequence ATGCTACTAACTCATCCTCAGGTAAAAGCTTTTCTTGATTATCTGCGCTTCGAAAAAAGATATTCGCAGCACACGCTCATCTCATATTCAACCGATCTTAAGCAGTTCTCTGATTATTTACAAGAACAGTATAATAATGCTGATCCTGAAAATATTACTGCATTTATCGTAAGATCCTGGCTGGCTCAGTTAAAAGAGCAAAAAAATAATTCTAAAACCATCAATCGAAAGATATCTACACTTAAATCGTTGTTTCGTTTTTTAATGAGAGCAGGTGTTGTTCAACAAACACCCATGACAACCATTACATCGCCAAAGATCAGTAAGAGGTTGCCTTCCTTTGTGGATGAAAAAGGAACAAAACAACTTTTTAGTGAGGGGGGAAAAAAGGGAAAGCAGCATGTGATAAAAAAGAACGAATGGGAAAGAAAAACTGACAAACTGATCCTTTCATTATTATATCAAACCGGCATGCGTTTAAGCGAACTGATAACACTAAAGGAAAAACATATCGACGTCTATTATGGTCAAATAAAAGTGCTTGGTAAAGGAAATAAGGAAAGGATCATTCCGATCTCAAATGAATTATTAAAAGAGCTGCAATCTTATATGGATGAAAAGTCTGTAAGACTTGAGAATGTTGATGAACTGCTTATAAATAAAAAAGGCAAACCGCTTTATGGCCGCTATGTTTATTCAAGGGTAAACAATATGCTGAAAGAAGTGAATGAGATAACAATCGAAAAGAAAAGTCCGCATGTGTTACGTCATACTTTTGCCACACATCTCATGAATAATGGGGCAGAACTAAATGCGGTTAAAGAATTGCTTGGACATTCAAGTCTCGCTGCTACCCAGGTTTATACACATAATACCATCGAGAAGCTAAAAGATATTCACAAAAAGGCACATCCCAAAGCTTAA
- the rpsU gene encoding 30S ribosomal protein S21: protein MLIIDSKDCENIDKALKKYKKKFEKSKVLLQLRERQSFTKPSVKRRGEVLKAIYKQKIVSGKIEA from the coding sequence ATGCTAATAATAGATTCAAAAGATTGCGAAAACATTGACAAAGCACTCAAAAAGTACAAAAAGAAATTTGAGAAAAGTAAAGTTCTGTTGCAGTTAAGAGAGCGCCAGAGTTTTACAAAGCCTTCTGTTAAACGTCGCGGTGAGGTTTTGAAAGCTATCTACAAGCAGAAGATAGTTAGCGGAAAGATTGAAGCTTAA
- a CDS encoding quinone-dependent dihydroorotate dehydrogenase has protein sequence MYQLIRSLLFRFPTEDVHYFSMNALRSACKTGFMKKIISSNFSFNDTALSKELFGLYFKNPVGLGAGFDKNALYLTELETLGFGFVEIGTVTPKPQAGNDKPRLFRLPKDKALINRMGFNNDGVEVVSKRLKTWKDKNKSESPIIIGGNIGKNKITANEDAWKDYEICFHGLFDCVDYFVVNVSSPNTPGLRELQEKDSLRKILAHLQVINNSKAKRKPLLLKIAPDLTKEQLDDIVDLTFEVQLDGLVATNTTISREHLVTPKSEVEAMGAGGLSGKPLMERSTEVLQYLTNQLQYKVPVIASGGIFTGADAEEKFDAGASLIQVWTGFIYEGPSIVKNICRYLRNEKLNQETN, from the coding sequence ATGTATCAGCTCATACGTAGCCTGTTATTCCGGTTTCCAACAGAAGATGTGCATTATTTTTCAATGAATGCTTTGCGCAGTGCCTGCAAAACCGGTTTCATGAAAAAAATCATTAGCAGCAATTTTTCTTTTAATGATACAGCGTTATCCAAGGAATTGTTTGGATTGTATTTTAAAAACCCTGTCGGACTCGGTGCCGGTTTTGACAAGAATGCATTGTATTTAACTGAACTTGAAACGCTGGGTTTTGGATTTGTTGAAATAGGAACCGTTACACCAAAACCGCAGGCTGGGAATGATAAACCACGATTGTTTCGTTTGCCAAAAGACAAAGCACTTATTAACCGCATGGGATTTAACAATGATGGGGTAGAAGTTGTTTCAAAACGGTTGAAAACATGGAAAGACAAAAATAAATCTGAAAGCCCGATCATTATTGGTGGCAACATCGGTAAGAATAAAATAACAGCTAATGAAGATGCATGGAAAGATTATGAAATATGCTTCCATGGTCTTTTTGATTGTGTTGATTATTTTGTAGTAAATGTTAGCAGCCCCAACACGCCGGGTTTGCGTGAATTGCAGGAAAAAGATTCGCTGAGAAAGATACTTGCACATCTACAGGTTATCAATAACAGCAAAGCAAAGCGAAAACCATTGCTGTTGAAAATTGCACCAGATCTTACCAAAGAACAATTAGATGATATCGTTGACTTAACTTTTGAAGTACAACTTGATGGGCTTGTTGCAACGAACACAACCATAAGCCGTGAGCATCTTGTAACGCCAAAAAGTGAAGTAGAAGCTATGGGTGCTGGTGGATTAAGTGGAAAACCTTTAATGGAGCGTTCAACCGAAGTGCTGCAATATCTTACAAATCAGCTGCAATATAAAGTTCCGGTAATTGCAAGTGGTGGTATATTTACCGGTGCAGATGCAGAAGAAAAATTTGATGCAGGCGCTTCACTAATACAGGTGTGGACTGGTTTTATTTATGAGGGTCCATCTATTGTAAAAAATATTTGCAGGTATTTGCGTAATGAAAAATTAAATCAGGAAACTAATTAA
- a CDS encoding TerC family protein, whose amino-acid sequence MDYLFTSESIISFFVLVILEIVLGIDNVIFVSIIINRLNTAKDQKKARRTWMITGIISRSLLLLGLGWLLSQKGKSVFTLFGKGFDLASIVMLLGGLFLIYKSVKEIHGKLEGEDPNADTKDKRGLSFMQAVLQIILIDAVFSFDSIITAGGTAQHVEIMIAAVIIAMIIMFLFSPKIAGFIHKHPTLKMLALSFLVMIGLSLIMEGWDSEAAEKLRLKNYIYFGMAFSFIVEVLNMSMRKRAERKRVVSLNEPILDSRDDNYSDMAK is encoded by the coding sequence ATGGACTATTTATTTACCAGTGAAAGCATCATTAGTTTTTTTGTTCTTGTTATCCTCGAAATTGTGCTTGGTATTGATAATGTAATTTTCGTAAGCATTATCATAAACAGGCTAAACACTGCAAAGGATCAAAAAAAAGCACGCCGTACATGGATGATTACAGGAATTATTTCACGTAGTTTATTGCTACTTGGTTTAGGTTGGCTGCTTTCACAAAAAGGCAAATCCGTATTTACTTTATTTGGAAAAGGTTTTGACCTGGCAAGTATAGTAATGTTGCTTGGCGGACTATTTCTTATTTATAAATCCGTAAAAGAAATACATGGAAAACTGGAAGGCGAAGATCCAAACGCTGATACTAAAGACAAGCGAGGGCTTTCTTTTATGCAGGCGGTTTTACAGATCATATTAATAGATGCCGTGTTTTCTTTCGATAGTATTATTACAGCCGGTGGTACTGCGCAACACGTAGAGATCATGATCGCGGCTGTTATTATAGCGATGATCATTATGTTTCTATTCAGTCCTAAAATTGCAGGCTTTATTCATAAACATCCCACACTAAAAATGCTGGCTTTATCATTTCTTGTTATGATTGGTTTAAGTCTTATCATGGAAGGCTGGGATTCAGAGGCGGCAGAAAAGTTGCGCCTCAAGAACTATATTTATTTTGGTATGGCATTTTCTTTTATTGTTGAAGTGCTCAACATGTCCATGCGTAAAAGAGCGGAGCGCAAAAGAGTTGTATCGCTTAATGAGCCAATATTAGACAGCAGGGATGACAACTACTCTGATATGGCAAAGTGA
- a CDS encoding phosphatase PAP2 family protein, translating into MKQNLNKKNLLIAVVLSLLLSFTLLYFSYNIGKENLFLLLNTDAGNAADIFFAAFTYAGDGIMWVPVLLIIIFLLKRKDALVLLISSFIFSTIFTQGVKNFIFPDLPRPIKAIKATDLIHTVKGVDVHTIGSFPSGHSATAFTIYLLFCLLLPKRWWIIIGFFYASLVGYSRVYLAQHFPLDVAGGIIAAILSAWFSMLLQQYWWKKKRV; encoded by the coding sequence ATGAAGCAAAACCTTAACAAGAAAAATCTTTTGATAGCAGTAGTGTTGTCGCTCCTGCTGTCGTTTACACTGTTGTATTTTTCTTACAACATAGGTAAAGAAAATCTCTTTCTTTTACTCAACACAGATGCGGGCAATGCGGCAGATATTTTCTTTGCAGCATTTACTTATGCCGGTGATGGAATAATGTGGGTTCCTGTACTACTGATTATTATCTTTCTTTTAAAAAGAAAAGACGCACTTGTATTACTTATTAGTTCTTTTATATTTTCGACCATTTTTACGCAAGGGGTAAAGAATTTTATTTTTCCTGATTTACCAAGGCCAATAAAAGCAATTAAAGCCACTGATCTTATTCACACAGTTAAAGGTGTTGATGTACATACTATCGGCAGCTTCCCTTCGGGACATTCGGCTACAGCATTTACTATTTATTTATTATTTTGTTTGCTGCTGCCTAAAAGGTGGTGGATAATTATTGGCTTTTTTTATGCATCATTAGTTGGCTATTCACGTGTATATCTTGCTCAGCATTTTCCTTTGGATGTTGCCGGAGGTATTATTGCTGCCATCCTTTCCGCATGGTTTTCTATGTTGCTGCAACAATATTGGTGGAAGAAAAAACGGGTATAA
- a CDS encoding ArnT family glycosyltransferase: MINQSAYRSSYTYGLFALLAFVLLFRLGATPIYILDEAKNAQCAKEMMGNNNWIVPTFNGILRTDKPPLHYFFMIAAYKIFGTTEFAARFFSVIMGLLTVLFTFLYTKRLYNVFTAFCSALVLVASTHFLFEFRLSVPDPYLICFITLGLFSAFTWLQENNVKQLYIAAAALGLAILAKGPVALALPGLCLLIWIITSKKWKTVFTWHLIPAALLLCIISVPWYYAVDKATNGTWTKGFFIDNNLNRFSDPQEGHGGFFLVTLLFVLVGLLPFMSFIGEVIRQRKKVFTHPLTKFGAIVTIAFVVFFSLSSTKLPNYPMPCYPFAAIVLGAFIAKLLNKEIVSKKYPWYILLVFTTVLPVGAYFAIKAEPEAATLASSLPLFLLVAPIIMLVVTFMYKYDWPRKTAIIVLSFTALNIAGLAYAYPELYKQNPVAKTMEILKNAPNIYAYDIFNPGYRFYLDKNIPQAYNKATMQHWLDSTGNAIIITRTDYLDSLKDMQLQEIARHHDIFELPTTVILKHEAKP; the protein is encoded by the coding sequence TTGATCAACCAATCTGCATACAGGTCGTCTTATACATACGGACTATTTGCATTACTTGCTTTTGTGTTATTATTCCGGTTGGGCGCAACACCAATTTATATTTTGGATGAAGCTAAAAATGCACAATGCGCAAAGGAAATGATGGGGAATAATAACTGGATCGTCCCTACTTTCAATGGTATTTTACGCACAGATAAACCGCCGCTCCATTATTTCTTTATGATTGCTGCTTACAAAATATTTGGCACAACAGAATTCGCAGCACGTTTCTTTTCTGTGATAATGGGATTACTTACGGTGTTATTTACTTTCCTGTACACAAAAAGATTGTACAATGTATTTACAGCTTTTTGCAGTGCATTGGTTTTAGTTGCCAGTACACATTTTTTATTTGAGTTCAGGTTGTCTGTACCGGATCCCTATTTAATATGTTTCATAACGCTGGGTTTATTCAGTGCATTTACCTGGCTACAGGAAAACAATGTTAAACAATTGTATATAGCAGCAGCAGCTTTGGGACTGGCTATATTAGCAAAAGGCCCTGTGGCATTAGCTTTACCGGGATTATGTTTATTGATATGGATAATCACCAGCAAAAAATGGAAAACGGTTTTTACCTGGCATTTGATTCCTGCTGCGCTCCTGCTTTGCATAATATCTGTGCCATGGTATTATGCAGTTGATAAGGCTACTAATGGTACATGGACAAAAGGATTTTTTATAGACAATAATCTCAATCGTTTTTCTGACCCGCAGGAAGGGCATGGCGGATTTTTTCTTGTTACGTTATTATTTGTTCTTGTTGGATTGCTGCCTTTTATGAGTTTTATTGGTGAAGTTATAAGGCAACGTAAAAAAGTCTTTACACATCCATTAACAAAATTCGGAGCGATTGTTACTATAGCGTTTGTTGTATTCTTTAGTTTATCCAGTACTAAACTGCCCAACTATCCTATGCCCTGTTATCCTTTTGCAGCTATAGTGTTGGGAGCTTTTATTGCAAAACTTTTGAATAAAGAAATTGTTTCAAAAAAATATCCGTGGTATATATTACTTGTATTTACCACTGTATTACCTGTGGGTGCATACTTTGCTATTAAAGCAGAACCCGAAGCAGCAACACTTGCCAGCTCACTTCCTTTATTTTTACTCGTTGCGCCAATAATAATGTTGGTTGTAACATTCATGTATAAATATGACTGGCCTCGAAAAACAGCGATCATCGTACTTTCTTTTACCGCATTAAATATCGCAGGGTTGGCTTATGCTTACCCTGAATTATATAAACAAAACCCCGTTGCTAAAACAATGGAAATTTTAAAAAACGCACCAAATATTTATGCTTATGATATTTTCAATCCGGGCTACAGATTCTACCTGGATAAAAATATTCCGCAGGCATACAATAAAGCTACTATGCAGCATTGGCTGGATAGCACCGGTAATGCCATTATCATTACAAGAACAGATTATCTCGATTCATTGAAAGATATGCAGCTACAGGAGATCGCAAGACACCATGATATTTTCGAATTACCAACTACTGTTATATTAAAGCATGAAGCAAAACCTTAA